TTTTCTGTTTTTCCAGCGGGTTATACTTGTCTGCCTGTGCGGAACTGATTCCTGAAATCAGAACAGAGACGCTCAATACCAGACAGAGGGGCAGCGTTTTCATATTGAGTCCTTTTCAGTGAGCCGCACGGGTTTAGAATGGAAACGATGATCATGTGAGCGCGGACCTTTTGTGATTGAGGATAATGATTGAACACGTTATTTCGAATTTGGTTTCGGTGAAACTGAATGATTGGATGTGTTTACTGTATCAAAAAATGGAATTCGTCGATCTCTCTGTCTTTTACTAACACGAATTTCACGAACGGTTTATCGGTTGTTGTTCTTGTGAGCGGAATGGTGCTAGCCACCGGTTTTGAAACAACGCCCCAACTCAATACCGGCGGCTAGCGCCGACCCGCTCATGGTGGAAATGTTGATATGAATTGATGTGAAATTCTGGTCGAGCGCTATTTTATTTGTCTGCTTGCCGAGTCCAGAGCCATTTTCCGTCGGGGTGCAATTTGTCGACCGGATGACTGAGCGTGTGCTGATTACCGTTGTCGGGAAATTCAATCTTCCACTTGTAGATTTCTTTTTTACGAGATCGCAGCATTGAGTCATAAGACAGTCTGAGACTAGTGAGACTGAGAGAGCGGGGGAGCTCATACGGTTCCCAGGCGGTGACCTTTAAGACTCCCTCCTCAATGCGCCAGACGCCTGCAAACTGACCGTTGGACGTCAGGAAGGTTCGATCCGATTTGAAAATTCGCGAGAGCCCCGGAGGTGTGCCGATCCATTCACCTACCAGTTGTTGTTCAACCACTGACAAGGGACGCTGGTTGTCTTTGGTCAGCAGATACGCACATACAAGCACCAGGATGCCTGCGATCCATGCCCATTGCATTCGTCCTCGTTTTTGGTTGAAGGGTTTCATCGGCGTGCCTCGGATTAGTTCAGTCGCTATGTCGAACTGCTCATCCAATCATCTTACCAGTTTTCATCTCTGAGAGGCAAAGACGATTTTGTAGAATTGGTGTTGGAACCCTGTTGTTGAAGAAACGGCAGCTGGCGTTTTGCCGCTCAGGGTGGGATTGGTTTAGAAATAGTCGAATGGTTATGGGGATGGATGGCTGTCACTGGCGGGCAGGCACATAGACCTGCCCCTACGATGATTTTTGGTATTTTGCTGATTTTGGTTAACGGCGTGGGAGTGTCAAGAGATTGTGATGAACTGGTTTTGCATACGTCAATTGAACAGAAATGAAGTTTTATGAAGTGCATACGAACTTTTATCAAACGGCTGCGAAGCGTTGCGATAAACGGGGGTCGCATGAGCAGAGGTTTTGAAAATCGTGCTGAAACGAGGGAGTTTTGTGGTGCTGATTTTCTTAGCGGTTCTGGCGATTCAGGTGGATCTGTGGTGTTCTCGCACGCGACGCTAAAGACGCATCAGTTTTCAGAATGGCGGGTTGCCGTCAAGTCCATTTTTTTCAGGAGCCAGTTTTGCTGATATCAATAAAAAACGATGCAGAGCCTGAAGTTTGCTCTGCATCGTTGAATTACCATTTTAGTTGTCGCTCAGAAATTATTGCATCTTTTTGCAGATGGCTTCTGCCATTTCCTGAGTTCCGACGGCGGTGGGATCGTTGCGATCGTCTTTCAGATCGTAGGTGACGTCTTTGCCTTCGGCGATGACGTCGGCGACTGCCTGATCCAGTTTAGCAGCAGCGTCGTGTTCGCCGAGGTAGTCCAGCATCATTTTACCAGACAGAATCAAAGCGACCGGATTCACTTTATTCTGTCCTTTGTATTTGGGAGCAGAACCGTGAGTTGCTTCGAAGATAGCCGACTCGGGTCCGATGTTGGAACCGGGAGCCACACCCAGACCACCGACCAGACCGGCACAGAGGTCACTGAGGATGTCGCCATAGAGGTTGGAAGTGACAAGCACGTCGTACAGCTCGGGCTTTTGAACCAGCTGCATGCACATGTTGTCAATCAGACGCTCATTGTATTCAATGCTGCCGCCACAGTCGGGAACGTTGCCTGCCAGTTTCGCATCTGGGGCAACACCTTCAGCGAGGTCTGCCCATTCGAATTTGGCGCCATAGGCTTGTGCGACGGCGCGGGTTTCATCGTACCACAGACCGTCGGTGAACTTCATGATGTTGGCTTTGCAGATCGACGTGACTGCTTTGCGTTTGTTGTCGACCGCGTATTTGAATGCATAGTTGCAGATATCGCGGGTTCCCTGATAGGACATGGGCTTGATGCTGATGCCGGTCTCGTCGAGGGGGGTGTTGATCTTTTTACCGGTCGCGAATTCGTTGATCTTTTCGATCAAAGCCGCGGTATTCTTTTCACCGGCCTGGAATTCGACACCGGCATAGAGGTCTTCAGTATTTTCGCGAACAACGACGAGGTCGACGTTGGATTCGGAGAAGTAAGTCCGCACGCCTTTGTAAGTTTTACAGGGACGAACACAGGCATAGAGGCCGAGTTCCTGTCGCAGAAAGACATTCACACTGCGGAAGCCTTTTCCGATCGGTGTGGTGATCGGAGCTTTCAAAGCCACTTTGTTGGCGCGAATCGATTCCATGACGCGATCGGGTACACCGCCTTCGGCTTCAATGACTTCGATTCCACATTCCTGGACATCCCAGTCGATTTTGACACCTGTCGCATCAACACATTTTCTTGTAGCCTCGGCGATTTCCGGACCAACTCCATCTCCGGGAATTAATGTGACTTTATACATCGTTTCCTCAAATACTTCTGACAAAAGGGGAATGCGACCAGGATCTCAAGTGCATGAACATAATGCGTTTCGCCTGCTGACTCTTGAAACCAAAGGCCATACTGGTGGATACTAATTATGTAGTTCACAGGCAAGCAGTGACCGTATCAAAACAGAATTGGCTTTTCAACTATACGCGATGGCTGTCGCTTACTTTTCGAGTCGATCAGGGAATCCAATGATCCAGCGATTTATGCACAATTACCTCCTCCGCCATGAAAATCGAGCCAATCAGCTCCTGCATTTGATCGGGGTTCCCCTGACTTTTGGCGGATTGATCGGATTTGGGCTGGCGGGAGAGTGGATTTATGCCGGAATCGCATTTGTAGCCGGTTATCTCCTGCAGTTTCTGGGTCATTTCATTGAGCAAAACGACGCTGGCGAACTCATTCTGGTCAAGAAACTACTGGGAAAACCCTACACGGAATTCGGGCCAGACACTCAAAATCGATTGAATTTTGACCAATCGTCAAAAAAGTCAAGATGTAACGATTGAATCGCCGATACCGAATGTAGTGATTTTACCAAACAGGCAGATTGCTGTGCGCATCCAGGTGCATAGTCTAACCCTGACTGTCTCCGAGCATTGGTGAATTCTCCCTGAAAGTACTATCGATTATGAACCCTAAGTGGTTATGAAAATACGCTTTGTAACCATAATCGACGTTCATGTCTTTAAGGATGGATACATGAACCTTCGTCAGAAGTTACACCAATTTTTCTGTGGATGCTTAATTACCAGCCAACTTGTCGGTTGTCATGGACTGGGCACAGATACAGACCTGCATTACCTGGGTGATAAAGAGCTTCAATATTATGAAGATGTTGCCACTAAGATAGAATATCCGGCAGTTTATGAAGAAACCCCGGAAGAGATTACGTTCTCTGGAAAGCCACGGACGCTGGCAGACCGCTCTCAGGATGAAATCTGGGACTTACCGTTGATGGATGCGATCCATCTGGGTCTGGCCAACAGCGAAGTGATTCGTGTTTCCGGAACGCTGGGGACAAACGGAAACTCCTTATTAAATAATCCGGACGGAACGCCTAGTATTTTTGACCCGTCGATTCAGGAAACCAACGTACTGTTGGGTGGATCTCGCGGTGTTGAAGCGGCGCTGTCTGCTTTTGATACTACGTTTACGACGAACATGCTCTGGGGCCGCTCGGAACAGGTCCAGAACAGCCCGTTTTTCGGCGGTATTCCCGGCGGTACTTTGACTCAGGAAACGGGACAGTTTCAATCTGGACTTTCCAAAACGTTTGCCAACGGTGGGCAATTTGCTGTTTCGCATAACTGGAATTACACGGGCAGCAATTCAACCAGTCAGTTATTTCCTTCCAACTATGCCGGCAACACGGGGCTGTCTTATCGTCAGCCATTCCTGGCAGGAGCCGGAGTCGAATACACGCGAATTGCCGGCCCGATCGGTTCTGGTTTTACTGGAATTACCGGTGTGAGCCAGGGGGTTGTGATTGCTCGCATCAACAACGACCTCGTGCTGGCTGACTTTGAGAAAAACGTGCGAAATCTGATTTCGGACATCGAAGAAAGTTATTGGCAGTTGTACCTGGCTTACCGCCTGTACGATACCCAGGTTGTCGCTCGTAATTCTGCATTACGCAGTTGGCGGGAAGCACATGCCAAACTGGAAGCCGGTGGTACTCGTAACTTCAAACCAGCCGACGAAGCCCAGGCGAAAGACCGTCTATTTGAAACACAATCGTTAGTCCAGGCCACACGCAGCGATATATACACGGCAGAAAGCCGATTCCGCCGACTGGTCGGTTTACCGGTGAATGATGGGAAAATCATCCGACCGATTGATGATCCGATTGCAGCCGAGTTTACTCCTGACTGGAGCATGTGCCTGACGGAAGCGCTGGTACACCGTGTCGAACTCCGTAAGCAGAAATGGAATATCAAAAGTCTCGAATTTCAACGTCTGGCAGCAACCAGCCTGACCAAGCCGCGACTGGACCTGGTTTCCAGTTATCAGGTGAATGCGTTCGGCGATAAACTGCTAAGTCAGAGAAATAACGATGGGATTACCGCTCAGGGATTGCATAGCGCTTATGGAACACTGATGCAAAACGATCAGGATAGTTGGACGCTCGGGTTCGAATTCAGCATGCCGTTAGGCTTCCGGTCTGCACATGCTCAGGTCGAAAACCTGGAGTTTCGCTTGTCGAAAGCGCGAGCTGTGTTGCAGGCGCAGGAAATGGATGTCAGCCAGGAACTGGCAATCACATTTCAGGATCTGACCAAGAACTACGCGACAGCACAATCCAACTTCAATCGTTGGCGTGCAGCTCGTAGACGAGTCGAGCTGTTTGATGCAGAAGTTCAAGCGGGTACGACAACTCTTGATACCCTGTTGCGTGCTCAATCCAGTCTGGCTGCAGCCGAGACCGAATACTATCGCTCTCTGGTGGCTTATAATGTCGCGATTAAGAACCTCCACAAATGGAAAGGGACTTTGCTGAAACACAACAACGTCCACTTAATGGAAGGCGAATGGAATCCAGTGGCTTATCAACAGGCCCTCCGACGTGCCTGGGCAAGAACTCATGGTATCGATGCCCACAAACTGCGTAGCAAACCCGAGCCCTTTGTGGCGGAAGGTTACATTGGCGAGGTTGGTGTCATGCCTAGAAATGGGGACGCATCGTACTCATCGGAACAGGATGGTCTGACACCGGATATTCTACCTGTACCCGAACCAGAGATGAGTCCGGATTACGCACCACCGGTACCAGCTGCCCCCGCTGAACCAGCAGCGCGGTTGGAGATCTCTACTCCTGAAAGCAGAAATCCATTTGCTGACACAAGCATCGATACAGCTGTCAAAGTCGTGCTTGATGCCAAGGGAGAAGAGCCTGCCTTTGATATCAGACAGGTTTCCGCTCAGCAGGATGAATTACCGATCTCTGAGACAGCGGACAATCTGGAGCTTGAATTCCGACCTGCCAGGAGCTTTGTCGACTAATAATCACGTCATATTCGTCGACTTGAAGGCAGGTGGGATTATTCAGATTGTCGCAATGATACAATCTGCTCAGGTTAAAAAATCGAGCATTGGCTTTTTTTGAAACGTCATTTCAAATTTCCAGTACTTTTTTCCATAAGTACATGCTAGATTTAGACGAATGATGTGAGTGGAATACCGCAGCCGCTTTTTTCACTTGCCTTGCACTTGTATCGATGCCCATCTCCATCGATTGTTGAATACAACAGTTGGCTGGTTTCATTAGAGTTCCGAAACGTTGATTTTTACGAATTCTCTGAGAAACGATCCAACTTGAGGATACGGGTTTGAAAACCCGCCACTGACCAGGCCTGTGGAAAGCATTCAAAAGTTAATTAATGGTGGCTGGACGAATCCATCGTCTCTTGAAACTGATTGCGCTGCTACAGTCGGGACGAGTTTACAATTCTGCACAACTTGCGAGCGAATGCGAAGTCAGCCGCAGGACCGTGTTTCGGGACCTGAGAACTCTCCAGGAATCCGGAATCTACGTTCTGTATGACGAAGAGAAACAGGGCTATACGCTCCCCTGGAGAACCATCGTTCCCTTCAAAGATCTGACCTTTGAAGAAGTACTCGCCTTGCTTGTTTTATGTCAGGATCTCGATAAAGCAATCGTCGGGCTCCCCGTGCATCGTTTCGCTCGGTCGGCGTCAACCAAAGTTCTAAACAGTTTACCCGACTCTTTACGGGAAAATGTGATCGATGCCGCCCAGTCGATTTCGATCTGGTTTCCTCCGTTCAATCCGACCATGCGTAGCGGAATTCATTACAAAAATCTGCTTAAAGCGACCATCGAAAAGAAGAACGTCCGAATTCACTATGCTGGCGGCAAAGAAAAGAAAACGCTTTCTACAATGCTCAGCCCGTATCATATTTTGTATTCGAATCATGAGTGGTTTGTTGTGGGGCGGTCTTCGCTGGATCGCGGAATTAAAGTGTTTCCACTGTTGAAAATTCTGAAATCGGAAATCCTGGAGGAATCATTCAAGAAACCGTCCCGCTTTAACCTGGACCGATATCTGACCCCCTCATGGGATCCAGCCCGTCAATCTCGTAAAACCATCCCTGTCAAAATTCGTTTCAAAAGCAGTGTTGCGGAAACGGTCTCTCAGATGTGTTGGGATCAATCACAGGAAATCAAGAAACTGAAGGGGGGCTCGATTGAATTCCGTGCTGAGGTCGACAGCCTCGAACGGATTTCCGACTGGGCCTTGAGTTTCGGCGATCAAGCTGAAGTCCTTTCCCCCCGCTCATTTCGCGATCTGATCAAGCAAAAAATCTCCAGCATGATGCAAGTTTACACTAACGGGGCGCGTCCTACTTCATGAGTGTATCTCAATAAGTCCCTAAAATACAGCGAACTTTTGAATTCGAAAACGGTCTGTTTTATCAGATAGAACTTGAACTACATCATTCCTGTTTTCATTTAAGATCGCGCATGTATACTGATCCTCGGGTTAACGCCGATTATTCTGTGAAACCTCTTAAAATCCCTGCTGAATCTACTGACCTGCCCCACCATTAGGTTTACTATTTTAGAGTAGCAAAATCGTAGCTGTTAGCTGGAAATCTGCTGATTTTCACTTGAACAGTGTCTCAAACGATGTGTCTGACATCATCCTTTGCGTATGATGTATCCAGCCACGCAGTTTCTTCCCCGGGGATCGATCAAGCATCACACCCCAGGGGAAATCCAAAACCCAGAAAGACAGTTAGCAGTGGAGATTTTTTCCACTGTCAGATAAAGATCATAACGAAGTGAGGAAAGACAATATCATGTCAGATGGAATTCAATTCTCTGAACGGACTTCAGTCGAACAGGTGGAAGAAGGAAACGAGCTGGCTCCGAAATTTGACAAAGACGGTCTGATTCCCGTCGTCACCACCGACTATGCGTCGGGTGAATTGCTGATGCATGCCTACATGAATGAAGAGGCGCTCAAGAAAACGATTGAACTGGGTGAAGCCGTCTACTGGAGCCGTAGCCGTCAGGTACTCTGGCACAAAGGGGCCACCAGCGGCCTCGTCCAGAAAGTGAAAGCCCTGCTGATCGATGATGACCAGGATACAATCTGGCTTCGCGTCGATGTTCTGGGTGGCGGCGCCAGTTGTCACGTCGGTTATCGATCCTGCTTTTACCGTCGCGTTCCTGTCGGAGAGGAAGTGCAGGACAAAGGGCTGGGGCTGGAATTTACTGAAACCGAAAAAGTATTTGACCCGAAAGAGGTCTATGGAGACGCTCCCAACCCCACAAAACTGTAAACGGGATAACCACCACAGGTGAATCATGAACCATTTCAGTCGACGTGATTTTTTAGCTGCCTCATTGGCTGCGAGCGGGAGTGCGTTTTCTCTCGAAGAGTGGGTCTTTGCCAATCGTGAAGAGACCACACAAAACCCGAATCTGCAAATTGCCCCGTTTCGTTTTGATGTGTCGCCACCTAAAGGGCACTCGCTCTGCGGCGGCTGGATCAAACCGGTTGTCGGCTACGATGATTCACTCGAAGCCATCGGTTATGTGCTGTTGGGTGCAGGCAAGCCTATTGTCGTCTGCGCCGTTGACTGGACGGGCCTGTTAAACGACGCCCACATCGCCTGGCGGAAAGCGCTGGCGGACGCTGCTGGCACCAGCATTGACCGCGTCGCCGTGCAATGCGTGCATCAACACAATGCACCGTTTGCCTGCTTAAACGCCGAACAGATCGTACTCGAACAAGGTGACCTGCCGCACATTGTCGAACTCGATTTTTTCAGCGAATGCCTGGACAAAGCCCGCAAAGCGGTTGCGATGGCAATTCCCAAGGCGCAGCCAGTGACTCACGTCGCACACAGCCAAGGGAAAGTCGATAAGGTTGCCTCGAACCGCCGCATCGATCGGGACAAGAACGGAAAAATCGTTCGCATGCGGGGCAGCAGTTGTAAAGACGAACGGCTGCGAAGCCTGACCGAAGGGACTATCGATCCTTTCCTGAAAACGATCGCCTTTTATAACAAAGATAAGAAGCTGGTTTCCTGCCACTATTACGCCACACATCCCATGAGTTATTACGGCGACGGACGCGTCAGCAGCGACTTTACCGGCATTGCCCGTAAACAACGCCAGCAGGAAGAACCGGGTTGCACCCACATTTACTTCACCGGTTGTGCTGGCAACATTTCAGCCGGCAAATACAACGATGGCTCCAAACCGTTGCGAGCGATTCTGGCGCGGCGGATTTATGACGGCATGATTGCTTCTGAAAAACAGTTACAGCCGGAACCGATCGGACATGTCACCTGGAAGACACATGACATTCTCCCACCGGTCAGAGACACGTTTAACGAGCAGGAACTCAAAAAGACGATCTCGAATAAAGCCAACAGTGTCGTGAACCGGAATCGACCTTCCTACATGCTCGCCTGGTTACAACGGTTGCAGAAAAAAGTTCCGATTACCCTCAGCTCGCTGCAGATGAACGACATCAAAACGCTGCATCTGCCGGCCGAGAGTTTTATCGAATATCAAATACGGGCACAGAGTATTCAACCCGATCAGTTTATCGCCACCGCCGCCTATGGTGACGGCGGGCCGTGGTACATACCGGTTGCCGAAGAATACCCGGCCGGCGGATATGAAGTCAGCGTTGCTTTCTGTGATCCGAAGGTCGACGCCGTGATCACGCAGGGTATGAAATCGCTGCTGGACAGTTAACGATCCATTTAAAATTTTCAAAGTCAGTTTAGAGGTTGAGTGAGTATCATGGGTATGACAATCATGCGTCGGGTCAAGTTCAATGCGGGACACCGTCTCTTTCGTCATGAAGGAAAATGCCAGTTTTTTCACGGACACAACTATGTCGCCGACTTCTATGTGACCGGCCCGGAAACCGACGCCGTCGGGCGGATTATTGATTTTGCGCAGTTGAAAGCACTGCTCAAAGGCTGGATCGATGAAAACTGGGACCACGGGTTTCTACTCAACGTCGAAGACGAAAACGGCCTGAATGCAATCCGCATGGTCGAGCCCACCAAATACTTCGTACTGCCTTATAATCCAACCGCGGAAAATATGGCCCGCTATTTACTGGATGAAGTCTGCCCGAGCGTACTCAATGAACTCGGCGTGCAGGCCGTTAAAGTCGTGATCTGGGAAACCGAAGAATCCTGTGCCGAAGCGACCATCGACCAAGATGAAAAACGGGAACATAGTCTGTTTGACGCCTTTCAGACCGACTCGTTTCCCACCGGTTTGAACTGGTAAACATTGTTTATGTATTGCGCATCAAAAAAGGCTTTGAACTATCTGGTCCAAAGCCTTTTTTTTATTTGTTTCGCGTGTCTGCCGCTTAGTCTTCTGCAACGTAAGGCAGCAGGCCGATGAAGCGTGCTCGCAGTACTGCACGACGGACAGCCCGTTGATACAGAGCTGAGGTGCCTGTACGACGACGAGGCAGAATACGTCCTTCACGATCCAGGAGAGAACGCAGGGTTCTCAGATCCTTGTAATCGACATAGACGGGACGTGGGATATTTCCATCCGGACAGAACCGACATTTGAGCTTCTTTTTCAGACGAGCTCGTTTTTTTCGTCGTTTGACGATCTCTTTACGTGATAAACCGACTGACATGGTGTTTTTCCTGTTTCATGCGCCGTAACAAGGGACACCCAGAAACTGGGGCGACGCTGATTTAAAAATGCTGGCTGGGATTGAAGGCAACACCCTTCAACCTCGTAAAAACGATCAGCTTACCAGCTTGATTTCTTCATGCCTGGAATCAGGCCGTCTAATGCCATATCTCGTAATGCGATACGAGAAATCTGGAACTTGCGGTAATTACCACGAGGACGACCGGTCAACTGGCATAAACGACGAAGACGTGTTTTGCTGGAATTACGA
This genomic interval from Gimesia alba contains the following:
- the hisI gene encoding phosphoribosyl-AMP cyclohydrolase, with the translated sequence MSDGIQFSERTSVEQVEEGNELAPKFDKDGLIPVVTTDYASGELLMHAYMNEEALKKTIELGEAVYWSRSRQVLWHKGATSGLVQKVKALLIDDDQDTIWLRVDVLGGGASCHVGYRSCFYRRVPVGEEVQDKGLGLEFTETEKVFDPKEVYGDAPNPTKL
- a CDS encoding DUF962 domain-containing protein — encoded protein: MIQRFMHNYLLRHENRANQLLHLIGVPLTFGGLIGFGLAGEWIYAGIAFVAGYLLQFLGHFIEQNDAGELILVKKLLGKPYTEFGPDTQNRLNFDQSSKKSRCND
- the rpsN gene encoding 30S ribosomal protein S14, with translation MASKSKIEKQKRNAKLVAKYAALREELVAKGDYAGLAKLPRNSSKTRLRRLCQLTGRPRGNYRKFQISRIALRDMALDGLIPGMKKSSW
- the rpsR gene encoding 30S ribosomal protein S18; protein product: MSVGLSRKEIVKRRKKRARLKKKLKCRFCPDGNIPRPVYVDYKDLRTLRSLLDREGRILPRRRTGTSALYQRAVRRAVLRARFIGLLPYVAED
- a CDS encoding isocitrate/isopropylmalate dehydrogenase family protein; translated protein: MYKVTLIPGDGVGPEIAEATRKCVDATGVKIDWDVQECGIEVIEAEGGVPDRVMESIRANKVALKAPITTPIGKGFRSVNVFLRQELGLYACVRPCKTYKGVRTYFSESNVDLVVVRENTEDLYAGVEFQAGEKNTAALIEKINEFATGKKINTPLDETGISIKPMSYQGTRDICNYAFKYAVDNKRKAVTSICKANIMKFTDGLWYDETRAVAQAYGAKFEWADLAEGVAPDAKLAGNVPDCGGSIEYNERLIDNMCMQLVQKPELYDVLVTSNLYGDILSDLCAGLVGGLGVAPGSNIGPESAIFEATHGSAPKYKGQNKVNPVALILSGKMMLDYLGEHDAAAKLDQAVADVIAEGKDVTYDLKDDRNDPTAVGTQEMAEAICKKMQ
- a CDS encoding TolC family protein — translated: MNLRQKLHQFFCGCLITSQLVGCHGLGTDTDLHYLGDKELQYYEDVATKIEYPAVYEETPEEITFSGKPRTLADRSQDEIWDLPLMDAIHLGLANSEVIRVSGTLGTNGNSLLNNPDGTPSIFDPSIQETNVLLGGSRGVEAALSAFDTTFTTNMLWGRSEQVQNSPFFGGIPGGTLTQETGQFQSGLSKTFANGGQFAVSHNWNYTGSNSTSQLFPSNYAGNTGLSYRQPFLAGAGVEYTRIAGPIGSGFTGITGVSQGVVIARINNDLVLADFEKNVRNLISDIEESYWQLYLAYRLYDTQVVARNSALRSWREAHAKLEAGGTRNFKPADEAQAKDRLFETQSLVQATRSDIYTAESRFRRLVGLPVNDGKIIRPIDDPIAAEFTPDWSMCLTEALVHRVELRKQKWNIKSLEFQRLAATSLTKPRLDLVSSYQVNAFGDKLLSQRNNDGITAQGLHSAYGTLMQNDQDSWTLGFEFSMPLGFRSAHAQVENLEFRLSKARAVLQAQEMDVSQELAITFQDLTKNYATAQSNFNRWRAARRRVELFDAEVQAGTTTLDTLLRAQSSLAAAETEYYRSLVAYNVAIKNLHKWKGTLLKHNNVHLMEGEWNPVAYQQALRRAWARTHGIDAHKLRSKPEPFVAEGYIGEVGVMPRNGDASYSSEQDGLTPDILPVPEPEMSPDYAPPVPAAPAEPAARLEISTPESRNPFADTSIDTAVKVVLDAKGEEPAFDIRQVSAQQDELPISETADNLELEFRPARSFVD
- a CDS encoding helix-turn-helix transcriptional regulator; its protein translation is MVAGRIHRLLKLIALLQSGRVYNSAQLASECEVSRRTVFRDLRTLQESGIYVLYDEEKQGYTLPWRTIVPFKDLTFEEVLALLVLCQDLDKAIVGLPVHRFARSASTKVLNSLPDSLRENVIDAAQSISIWFPPFNPTMRSGIHYKNLLKATIEKKNVRIHYAGGKEKKTLSTMLSPYHILYSNHEWFVVGRSSLDRGIKVFPLLKILKSEILEESFKKPSRFNLDRYLTPSWDPARQSRKTIPVKIRFKSSVAETVSQMCWDQSQEIKKLKGGSIEFRAEVDSLERISDWALSFGDQAEVLSPRSFRDLIKQKISSMMQVYTNGARPTS
- a CDS encoding 6-pyruvoyl trahydropterin synthase family protein, with translation MGMTIMRRVKFNAGHRLFRHEGKCQFFHGHNYVADFYVTGPETDAVGRIIDFAQLKALLKGWIDENWDHGFLLNVEDENGLNAIRMVEPTKYFVLPYNPTAENMARYLLDEVCPSVLNELGVQAVKVVIWETEESCAEATIDQDEKREHSLFDAFQTDSFPTGLNW